Proteins found in one Paenibacillus borealis genomic segment:
- a CDS encoding RNA polymerase sigma factor — protein sequence MVHDAADAEDLCQEVFITLFRSQWENIDHLKAWIMKITVNTCLNHLKRRNSLQQKLMANLYVFKENPEPHVEGLVEQKETKLEWAGYMSRLPVKIRAVLTLRYMHEFSLAEISGMLDIPLGTVKSRQHKGLRLMKKILEETGVQIIAKEEEQYGQHRSTAKASLK from the coding sequence ATGGTGCATGATGCTGCCGATGCTGAAGATCTATGCCAGGAGGTATTCATTACCCTTTTCCGCAGCCAGTGGGAGAACATAGATCATCTGAAGGCCTGGATCATGAAGATCACGGTCAATACCTGCCTGAATCACTTGAAGCGCAGGAACAGCCTGCAGCAGAAGCTGATGGCCAATCTCTATGTGTTTAAGGAAAATCCGGAACCACATGTAGAGGGGCTGGTGGAGCAAAAGGAAACGAAGCTGGAGTGGGCTGGTTATATGTCCCGTCTTCCGGTGAAGATCAGGGCTGTGCTGACACTGCGTTATATGCATGAATTCAGTCTTGCTGAAATTTCCGGTATGCTGGATATTCCGCTGGGAACGGTCAAATCCAGGCAGCACAAGGGGCTGCGCCTGATGAAGAAGATTCTTGAGGAAACGGGAGTTCAGATTATAGCTAAGGAGGAAGAGCAATATGGACAGCACCGAAGCACTGCTAAAGCGTCGCTTAAATGA
- a CDS encoding methyl-accepting chemotaxis protein, which yields MENLSVQEVTDALVVKALEKNLALIRFDLDRRVAFVNEVFAGSMKYKVEEMYGMQHKELCFPSFVNSPDYELFWQNLFAGRSFQDKIERMDAEGNSVWLEATYMPVFDETDTHVIGVSKVATNITGRQNNMNRVVEQMQEMADSLNQRAEKGIERSRDLLMSIDKIAEVSSENTDTLLNLQKQAAAIHGVVQTIRNIASQTHLLALNAAIEAAHAGEFGRGFDVVAKEVRKLSAMVQDQITEVRDSVQAITEEVGRISTGLNLVQENVGVSQQQIQVALNEFTLIASSAQELDNQAREVMNIV from the coding sequence ATGGAGAATCTATCAGTCCAGGAAGTCACAGATGCACTGGTTGTCAAAGCTTTGGAAAAGAATCTCGCATTGATCCGATTTGATCTTGACCGCCGGGTAGCCTTTGTCAATGAGGTGTTTGCCGGCTCGATGAAATACAAGGTAGAGGAAATGTACGGGATGCAGCACAAGGAGCTGTGTTTCCCCTCGTTCGTGAACAGCCCTGATTATGAACTATTCTGGCAGAATCTGTTCGCCGGACGGAGCTTTCAGGATAAAATCGAACGGATGGACGCGGAGGGGAATTCGGTCTGGCTGGAAGCTACATATATGCCGGTGTTTGATGAGACGGATACGCATGTCATTGGAGTGTCGAAGGTGGCGACCAATATCACGGGCAGGCAGAATAATATGAACCGTGTAGTAGAACAGATGCAGGAAATGGCTGACAGTCTGAATCAGCGTGCGGAAAAAGGAATCGAGCGGAGCCGGGATCTGCTGATGAGTATTGATAAAATTGCTGAAGTGTCGAGCGAAAATACGGATACGCTGCTGAATCTGCAGAAGCAGGCCGCGGCCATTCACGGCGTTGTACAGACCATCCGTAATATTGCATCACAGACCCATCTGCTTGCGCTTAACGCGGCTATTGAAGCTGCTCATGCCGGTGAATTCGGCCGGGGATTCGACGTAGTAGCCAAAGAAGTACGGAAGCTGTCCGCAATGGTTCAGGATCAGATCACAGAAGTGCGCGACAGTGTCCAGGCTATCACGGAGGAAGTAGGAAGAATATCTACCGGACTTAACCTGGTTCAAGAGAATGTGGGTGTGAGCCAGCAGCAGATTCAGGTAGCCCTGAATGAATTCACGCTGATTGCTTCCTCTGCGCAGGAACTGGACAATCAGGCGCGTGAAGTAATGAACATCGTCTGA
- a CDS encoding YfhD family protein yields the protein MDRENSKIFSKTEKLKMLYEAKAEDVEFSAAEADHDDIEAMDRSREADKRQLEEILKKE from the coding sequence GTGGACAGAGAAAACTCGAAAATATTCTCCAAAACGGAAAAATTGAAAATGCTCTATGAGGCGAAGGCGGAGGATGTTGAATTCTCAGCGGCTGAAGCGGATCACGATGATATAGAAGCCATGGACAGGTCACGGGAGGCTGACAAAAGACAGCTGGAGGAGATTCTGAAGAAGGAATAG
- a CDS encoding S8 family serine peptidase produces the protein MKSSIQNYTSAINSKPQNYAGNITTSAPVTFIVQLQSDPVKVAENQGAKSKAPALQRNILRTEHNSFAAAAVALGATTGHEYTEVFNGYSVTLPGNQVDKLLTLPGVKAVFPNQKVQALETATDASTLTETLKDAGAAEKVGNGDIFGSDELNEDGITGEGIQVAVIDTGIDRTHPYLEEIYKGGYDVVDGDDDPSETAPDSDYAPINGNPYETAHGSHVSGIIKSVAPDVELYVYRVLGPYGSGTTDDVIDGIERAVADGADVINLSLGSDVNQQYSPDAIAVDNAAAAGVTVVLAAGNAGPEAETVGTPGGAHRTISVAASTTPADITFIKVGVTQTVYGIQASEEGLPGKANGLEVVYAGLGLTVDDYKNADVEGKIAIVDRGTNTFVNKSANARAAGAVGLLIANNRAGDLNAATDATGVPTYGITQDEGKAIKAELAANRNKLSFSVGRDKDNLIAGFSSRGPALPDFTIKPDVTAPGVGVNSSVPDWESKTGYTKLNGTSMASPHVAGAAALLLSASIPDNGEEPSLTPDQVKILLANNATTLSDRNNKYYSVYEQGAGLIDLPKALSATAIARVPEVLDTKRPETEIPKVNYDTGSLSFGLVTAASTVTKTVYVDSLTGEPDTFTIDVEWRTPTHKGIDFANLETSVEADHYFQVPLTVAANAETGKYEGVLTLTSGTETLTLPFSVVVGAQYKPDTITNFEVGAENFEFISPNGDGLLESTYLTFSVNETVENLALEVVSLDGSTTVVGDVYATGQKFYPGLYEEPEWTGVIDVQGEPYVLPDGIYSITPVLDGTTRFKDLSAIVIIDREAPEVSGATITEHARTNEQEPRSATISGVIAYDLMFELIDEETDPNDLLAVSAAYEEPDGTVKEADGYIDSNGYFEIEVPLTEGLNQFYLYAYDYASNGWLDYNQLLRYNTDQTVATVSPTASSATVELGNSITIDAGFSVTENVYGIYGATFNLLYSNSLAQPNIKSSVQLATYQETHFPGVPLPEYTNLIHLEDGRDVQQYGVHVTDGAYDGIGTGSLGQFTFTPTKAGTYTFELADIKLWSDNYSATIPAGSSTVSVVVKEPLSGSSNPSPSTSTSTPAAGTNTASGQITETADPAGGKPTASLAVSDSVLDAALKSAVNNSVVLNITDVDFSKYGQVSIVLTAAQADKLKSSASALSLNGKGFSLIIPAGTLPDFITASGLTVTIGLNEEADTAPLSGSTGSIDIGSSSLTLKNGWTTSKPVFVQLALNPDGLKDVRKTGAYKESAENSWSYLQPGTIPADGLLQFSITGDGTYTAAARNASFSDIGVHWAKDAVEVLAAHGIVAGKGTTASFKPADTLNQAELLTLFDRLLGKGDTWTIHIKESGSRDVLTREEAAVILAEALGADVTSSSLTFKDAGSISANAKNAIAYAVSKGYLQGVGNNTFNPKGTLTRAQAAVILERVLEDLRNQ, from the coding sequence TTGAAATCTTCCATCCAGAACTACACTTCAGCGATAAACTCCAAACCGCAGAATTATGCGGGCAACATCACTACTTCAGCACCAGTAACTTTCATTGTCCAATTGCAGAGCGACCCGGTCAAAGTAGCTGAGAACCAGGGCGCCAAGAGCAAAGCGCCTGCCCTGCAGCGCAATATTCTCCGCACGGAGCATAACAGCTTCGCTGCCGCTGCCGTTGCGCTCGGTGCAACCACCGGCCATGAATATACGGAAGTATTCAACGGCTACTCTGTGACTCTGCCGGGTAATCAAGTGGACAAGCTGCTGACCTTACCTGGTGTGAAGGCGGTCTTCCCTAACCAGAAGGTTCAAGCGCTGGAAACTGCAACAGATGCCTCTACTCTTACCGAAACCCTTAAGGATGCCGGGGCTGCCGAAAAGGTTGGAAACGGGGATATCTTCGGTTCCGATGAACTGAATGAGGATGGCATCACAGGTGAAGGAATCCAGGTTGCCGTAATCGATACCGGTATCGACCGTACGCATCCGTACCTGGAGGAAATTTATAAAGGCGGGTATGATGTCGTCGACGGTGACGACGATCCGTCAGAGACAGCGCCTGATTCCGATTATGCGCCAATCAACGGCAATCCTTATGAGACGGCTCACGGCTCACACGTCTCTGGTATTATCAAGAGCGTAGCACCGGATGTTGAGCTTTATGTGTACCGCGTGCTCGGTCCATATGGAAGCGGCACTACGGACGACGTTATTGACGGTATCGAAAGAGCCGTAGCCGACGGTGCCGATGTTATTAACCTCTCGCTCGGTTCAGATGTGAACCAGCAGTATTCGCCTGATGCCATTGCAGTGGATAACGCTGCTGCTGCCGGTGTCACCGTTGTACTGGCCGCAGGTAACGCCGGTCCCGAAGCGGAAACCGTCGGTACACCAGGCGGTGCGCACCGCACCATTTCAGTCGCCGCTTCTACGACCCCTGCCGATATTACGTTCATTAAGGTGGGTGTTACCCAGACTGTCTATGGTATCCAGGCTTCTGAAGAAGGACTTCCCGGAAAAGCCAACGGCTTGGAAGTTGTCTATGCCGGACTTGGGCTTACTGTAGATGATTATAAGAATGCAGATGTTGAAGGTAAAATTGCGATTGTTGACCGCGGAACCAACACCTTCGTGAACAAGTCCGCAAATGCCCGTGCAGCAGGAGCTGTCGGCTTGCTGATTGCTAACAACAGAGCAGGTGATCTCAATGCTGCTACTGATGCTACCGGAGTCCCTACTTACGGCATCACCCAGGACGAAGGCAAAGCGATCAAAGCTGAACTGGCAGCGAACCGCAATAAGCTGTCCTTCTCTGTGGGTCGAGATAAAGACAACCTCATTGCCGGTTTCAGCTCGCGCGGACCTGCACTTCCGGACTTCACCATCAAGCCGGATGTAACGGCTCCGGGTGTCGGGGTGAATTCATCCGTACCGGATTGGGAAAGCAAAACAGGTTACACCAAGCTCAACGGAACCAGTATGGCCAGCCCGCATGTGGCCGGGGCTGCTGCACTGCTGCTGAGCGCAAGCATTCCTGATAACGGGGAAGAGCCTTCCCTGACTCCGGACCAGGTTAAAATCCTGTTAGCCAATAATGCCACGACTCTTTCCGACCGGAATAATAAATATTACAGTGTATACGAGCAGGGTGCCGGGCTGATTGATCTTCCAAAAGCACTTAGTGCCACTGCCATCGCCCGTGTTCCGGAGGTGCTTGATACCAAACGTCCGGAAACAGAAATACCTAAGGTTAACTATGACACAGGCTCCTTGTCCTTCGGACTGGTGACTGCGGCGTCCACTGTGACGAAGACCGTGTATGTAGACTCCCTGACTGGGGAACCCGACACTTTCACTATTGATGTGGAATGGCGTACTCCAACCCATAAAGGTATTGATTTTGCCAATCTTGAAACCTCTGTTGAAGCAGATCATTACTTCCAGGTGCCCCTGACGGTAGCTGCGAATGCGGAGACTGGAAAGTACGAAGGTGTACTGACGCTAACTTCAGGTACAGAGACTCTGACTCTGCCGTTCAGCGTGGTAGTAGGTGCGCAGTACAAACCGGACACAATCACGAATTTCGAAGTCGGTGCAGAGAATTTCGAGTTCATTTCACCTAACGGTGACGGGCTTCTGGAGAGCACCTACCTGACCTTCTCTGTAAATGAAACCGTAGAAAACCTAGCGCTGGAAGTTGTTTCACTGGATGGTTCTACAACGGTTGTCGGAGACGTGTATGCTACAGGGCAGAAATTCTACCCGGGCCTCTATGAAGAACCGGAATGGACTGGCGTCATTGATGTTCAGGGTGAGCCTTATGTATTGCCTGACGGCATCTATTCCATAACTCCTGTCCTGGACGGAACGACCCGTTTCAAAGATCTGTCTGCTATTGTTATTATTGACCGTGAAGCACCGGAAGTCAGCGGTGCAACAATAACGGAGCACGCCCGGACGAACGAGCAGGAACCACGAAGTGCAACCATTAGTGGCGTCATTGCTTACGATCTGATGTTCGAGCTGATCGATGAAGAGACGGATCCGAATGATCTGCTTGCAGTTTCTGCCGCCTATGAAGAACCGGATGGCACCGTAAAAGAAGCGGACGGCTATATTGATTCCAACGGTTATTTTGAAATTGAGGTTCCTTTGACCGAGGGCTTGAATCAGTTCTATCTGTACGCTTACGATTACGCTTCAAACGGTTGGCTTGACTATAACCAGCTTCTGCGTTACAACACAGATCAGACAGTAGCAACGGTCTCACCTACAGCTTCCAGTGCGACTGTTGAGCTGGGTAATTCGATTACCATTGATGCCGGCTTCTCCGTAACTGAGAATGTGTACGGTATCTACGGAGCCACTTTCAATTTGCTCTACAGCAATAGCCTGGCTCAGCCAAATATCAAGTCAAGCGTACAGCTGGCAACCTATCAGGAAACTCATTTCCCTGGTGTACCATTGCCTGAATATACGAACCTGATCCATTTGGAGGACGGACGCGATGTCCAGCAGTACGGCGTGCATGTAACAGACGGAGCTTACGATGGAATTGGTACCGGATCCTTAGGACAGTTCACCTTTACTCCGACTAAAGCCGGAACCTATACTTTTGAGCTAGCGGATATTAAGCTTTGGAGCGACAATTACTCGGCAACAATTCCGGCAGGTTCATCGACCGTGAGTGTCGTTGTCAAAGAGCCGCTATCCGGCTCCAGTAATCCATCACCATCTACAAGTACATCAACACCAGCTGCAGGCACTAATACGGCTTCCGGGCAGATTACTGAAACTGCTGATCCTGCAGGCGGAAAGCCTACAGCGAGCCTGGCTGTTTCGGACTCCGTTCTGGATGCAGCATTGAAGAGTGCGGTGAACAACAGTGTGGTACTGAACATCACTGATGTAGACTTCTCCAAATATGGACAAGTTAGCATTGTACTCACAGCTGCCCAAGCGGACAAGCTGAAGAGCTCCGCAAGTGCACTCAGCCTGAACGGCAAGGGATTCTCCCTGATCATTCCGGCTGGCACACTTCCAGACTTCATTACCGCCAGTGGCCTAACCGTCACAATCGGTTTGAATGAGGAAGCGGATACCGCCCCTCTAAGCGGCAGTACAGGAAGCATTGATATCGGCTCCTCCTCACTGACCCTCAAGAACGGCTGGACGACAAGCAAACCTGTATTTGTACAGCTTGCCCTGAACCCTGACGGCTTGAAGGATGTCCGCAAGACAGGAGCTTATAAAGAGTCTGCTGAAAATTCATGGAGTTATCTGCAGCCAGGCACCATTCCTGCAGACGGCCTGCTGCAGTTCAGCATTACCGGCGATGGCACTTACACTGCTGCAGCCCGTAATGCAAGCTTCTCCGATATCGGCGTACACTGGGCCAAGGATGCTGTCGAAGTTCTTGCCGCTCACGGTATCGTAGCCGGTAAAGGAACTACGGCCAGCTTCAAGCCTGCCGACACCCTGAATCAGGCTGAGCTGTTGACCCTGTTCGACCGCTTGCTCGGCAAAGGCGACACCTGGACAATACACATCAAGGAGAGCGGCTCCCGTGATGTCCTGACCCGCGAAGAAGCAGCGGTAATATTGGCTGAGGCACTGGGTGCCGATGTCACTTCCTCCTCGCTGACCTTTAAGGATGCAGGTTCCATCTCGGCTAATGCCAAGAACGCAATCGCTTATGCAGTAAGCAAAGGCTACCTCCAGGGTGTAGGCAACAACACCTTCAACCCGAAAGGTACCCTGACGCGTGCCCAGGCCGCGGTAATCCTGGAGCGTGTGCTCGAGGATCTGCGTAATCAGTAA
- the dnaJ gene encoding molecular chaperone DnaJ — MADKRDYYEVLGLGRDASDEDVKKAYRKLARQYHPDVNKAGDAEAKFKEVKEAYDVLSDGQQRARYDQYGHIDPNQGMGGGFGGGGGDFGGLGDIFDMFFGGGGRRDPNAPQRGGDLQYTMTIEFKEAVFGKETDITIPRTETCDTCFGSGAKPGTKPETCSVCHGSGQQEFVQNTPLGQMRNRRPCSHCSGTGKIIKEKCTTCAGQGKVKKQRKIHVRIPAGVDDGAQLRMTGEGEGGTRGGPAGDLYIVFRVKNHDFFERENDDIMCEVPLTFAQAALGDEIEIPTLTEKVKLKIPAGTQTGTFFRLKGKGVPHLRGSGVGDQHVRVIVVTPSKLSDEQKDLLRQFASHNGENTHEQEQSFFDRVKRAFRGD, encoded by the coding sequence GTGGCAGATAAACGCGATTATTATGAGGTTCTGGGCCTCGGAAGAGATGCTTCAGACGAAGATGTGAAGAAAGCGTACCGTAAGCTGGCGCGCCAGTATCATCCGGATGTGAATAAAGCTGGCGATGCAGAAGCCAAGTTCAAAGAGGTTAAGGAAGCTTACGACGTCCTCAGTGACGGGCAGCAGCGGGCTCGTTATGACCAATATGGACATATTGATCCTAACCAGGGCATGGGCGGCGGCTTCGGCGGCGGCGGCGGAGATTTCGGCGGTCTTGGCGATATCTTCGACATGTTCTTCGGCGGTGGCGGACGGCGTGATCCGAATGCACCGCAGCGCGGCGGAGATTTGCAGTATACAATGACCATTGAATTCAAGGAAGCGGTATTCGGTAAAGAAACCGATATTACCATTCCGCGCACGGAAACCTGTGATACCTGCTTTGGCTCCGGTGCCAAACCCGGAACGAAACCGGAGACCTGTTCCGTATGCCACGGCAGCGGCCAGCAGGAATTCGTGCAGAATACACCGCTTGGACAGATGCGTAACCGCCGTCCCTGCTCACACTGCAGTGGTACAGGCAAAATCATCAAGGAAAAATGTACAACATGTGCGGGCCAGGGCAAGGTTAAGAAACAGCGCAAGATTCATGTGCGCATTCCTGCCGGTGTCGATGACGGCGCGCAGCTGCGCATGACCGGTGAAGGCGAAGGCGGCACACGCGGCGGCCCGGCCGGAGATCTGTACATTGTCTTCCGCGTCAAGAATCACGATTTCTTCGAGCGCGAGAACGATGATATTATGTGCGAGGTTCCATTGACGTTCGCTCAGGCGGCGCTCGGTGACGAGATTGAAATTCCTACACTTACGGAAAAAGTGAAGCTCAAGATCCCGGCAGGCACACAGACCGGAACCTTCTTCCGCCTCAAAGGCAAAGGTGTTCCTCATCTGCGCGGCAGCGGAGTCGGCGATCAGCATGTCCGCGTCATTGTGGTCACGCCGAGCAAGCTCAGTGATGAGCAGAAAGACCTGCTCCGCCAGTTCGCCTCCCACAATGGAGAGAACACTCATGAGCAAGAGCAGTCCTTCTTTGACCGCGTGAAACGTGCGTTCCGCGGGGACTAA
- the dnaK gene encoding molecular chaperone DnaK, whose product MSKVIGIDLGTTNSCVAVMEGGEAVVIPNPEGARTTPSVVGFKKDGERIVGETAKRQAITNPDRTIASIKRHMGTNHKESIDGKDYSAQEISAMILQKLKSDAEAYLGQTVTQAVITVPAYFNDSQRQATKDAGKIAGLEVLRIVNEPTAAALAYGLEKSEDQTILVYDLGGGTFDVSILELGDGFFEVKATSGDNRLGGDDFDQLVMDYLVAEFKKEQGIDLSKDKAAVQRLKDAAEKAKKELSGVLTTTVSLPFITVVDGVPQHLEVNLTRAKFDELTASLVERTLGPTRQALSDAGMTPADLNRIVLVGGSTRIPAVQDAIKKLTGKEPHKGVNPDEVVALGAAVQAGVLTGDVKDVVLLDVTPLSLGIETAGGVFTKMIERNTTIPTSKSQVFSTFADSQPSVEIHVLQGERQMANGNKTLGRFMLNEIPPAPRGVPQIEVTFDIDANGIVNVSATDKGTNKSQKITITSSSGLSDAEVEQMMKDAELHAEEDRKRKELVEAKNNADQLVYSTDKVIKDLADKVDASEIDKANEAKDKVKAALETDNLEEITAATEALNEIVQQLSVKLYEQAAQAEQGAEGGQGASEGNAKKDNVVDADYEVVDDEKNQG is encoded by the coding sequence GTGAGTAAAGTTATCGGTATTGACTTAGGAACCACCAACTCTTGCGTTGCCGTTATGGAAGGCGGCGAAGCCGTCGTTATCCCGAATCCGGAAGGCGCGCGTACAACCCCATCGGTGGTAGGCTTCAAGAAAGACGGCGAGCGTATCGTCGGCGAAACGGCTAAACGCCAGGCTATCACGAATCCGGACCGTACCATCGCTTCCATTAAGCGCCACATGGGTACGAACCACAAAGAAAGCATTGACGGCAAAGACTACTCCGCACAGGAAATTTCGGCGATGATTCTCCAGAAGCTGAAATCCGATGCTGAAGCATATCTGGGCCAGACAGTAACCCAGGCCGTTATTACGGTTCCTGCATATTTTAATGACAGCCAGCGTCAAGCTACGAAGGATGCAGGCAAGATTGCCGGTCTCGAAGTACTGCGTATCGTCAACGAGCCAACGGCAGCAGCACTTGCTTACGGTCTGGAGAAATCCGAAGACCAGACCATCCTTGTCTATGACCTTGGCGGCGGTACGTTCGACGTATCGATCCTTGAACTGGGCGACGGCTTCTTCGAAGTAAAAGCTACCAGCGGTGACAACCGTCTGGGCGGTGATGATTTTGACCAGCTGGTTATGGATTATCTCGTGGCTGAATTCAAGAAAGAGCAAGGCATTGATCTGAGCAAAGATAAAGCGGCTGTACAACGTCTGAAGGATGCTGCGGAAAAAGCGAAAAAAGAGCTGTCCGGCGTACTGACTACTACGGTATCGCTGCCGTTCATCACGGTTGTTGACGGAGTACCACAGCACTTGGAGGTCAACCTGACCCGTGCCAAGTTCGACGAACTGACTGCCAGCCTGGTAGAACGTACCCTGGGACCAACCCGTCAAGCGCTGAGCGATGCGGGAATGACTCCTGCTGACCTGAACAGAATCGTGCTGGTCGGCGGTTCCACACGTATTCCTGCCGTACAGGATGCGATCAAGAAGCTGACAGGCAAAGAGCCTCACAAAGGCGTTAACCCGGATGAAGTCGTAGCCCTTGGTGCTGCTGTTCAAGCGGGCGTGCTGACTGGTGACGTTAAAGACGTGGTACTGCTTGACGTAACTCCGCTGTCCCTCGGTATTGAAACTGCAGGCGGCGTATTCACGAAGATGATCGAACGCAACACTACGATCCCTACAAGCAAATCACAAGTGTTCTCGACCTTCGCGGACAGCCAGCCAAGCGTGGAAATCCACGTATTGCAGGGTGAGCGCCAGATGGCGAACGGCAACAAGACACTGGGACGCTTCATGCTGAACGAGATTCCACCGGCACCACGTGGCGTACCGCAGATCGAAGTTACCTTTGACATCGATGCCAACGGTATCGTTAACGTATCTGCTACGGATAAAGGCACCAACAAGAGCCAGAAGATCACTATCACTTCTTCCAGCGGCCTGAGCGATGCTGAAGTAGAACAGATGATGAAGGATGCCGAGCTGCACGCTGAGGAAGACCGCAAGCGTAAAGAACTGGTAGAAGCGAAGAATAACGCTGACCAGCTCGTATACTCCACTGACAAAGTCATCAAAGACCTTGCTGACAAAGTTGACGCTTCCGAGATCGACAAAGCGAACGAAGCCAAGGACAAGGTGAAGGCTGCGCTTGAAACTGACAACCTGGAAGAAATCACTGCCGCTACAGAGGCGCTGAATGAGATCGTACAGCAGTTGTCCGTGAAGCTGTATGAACAGGCTGCACAAGCCGAGCAAGGCGCTGAAGGCGGTCAAGGAGCTTCTGAAGGCAACGCCAAGAAAGACAACGTGGTAGACGCCGATTACGAAGTGGTTGACGATGAGAAGAATCAAGGGTAA
- the grpE gene encoding nucleotide exchange factor GrpE has protein sequence MKEEEIQEMNEQKDPSINENQAADEAEAAEGTGTFTAEEAGEAASDSGEEFGRLQELANEHQARALRVQADFDNFRRRTQKEKEELAQYATSKLVTELLPVLDNFERALATTPAGPDSEAFTKGINMIFRQLDGVLKSEGLTAMETVGQPFNPEYHQAIMQVESEEHEEGIVTEEVQKGYLLKDKVLRPAMVKVSM, from the coding sequence TTGAAAGAGGAAGAGATTCAGGAAATGAATGAACAAAAGGATCCCTCCATAAATGAGAACCAGGCTGCTGATGAGGCTGAAGCTGCAGAAGGCACTGGCACATTTACGGCTGAAGAGGCCGGCGAGGCGGCTTCAGACAGTGGAGAGGAGTTCGGACGGCTGCAGGAGCTTGCGAATGAACATCAGGCGCGTGCACTGCGCGTACAGGCTGATTTCGATAACTTCCGCCGCCGTACACAGAAGGAAAAGGAAGAGCTGGCGCAATACGCGACTTCCAAGCTCGTAACTGAATTGCTTCCGGTACTCGACAACTTCGAGCGTGCACTGGCAACAACTCCGGCAGGCCCGGATTCCGAGGCGTTCACCAAAGGCATCAATATGATTTTCCGTCAGCTGGACGGGGTACTTAAGTCTGAAGGACTTACAGCCATGGAAACGGTAGGACAGCCCTTTAACCCTGAATATCATCAGGCGATCATGCAGGTGGAGAGCGAGGAGCACGAGGAAGGCATCGTGACGGAAGAAGTCCAGAAGGGCTATCTCCTGAAAGATAAAGTTCTTCGTCCGGCCATGGTCAAAGTCAGCATGTAG
- the hrcA gene encoding heat-inducible transcriptional repressor HrcA produces the protein MLTERQRMILNAIVDDYILSAEPVGSRSISKRGDVGYSPATIRNEMADLEDLGYLEQPHTSAGRIPSHKGYRYYVDHLVPWNSAETAELGTIRAFFAEKLNATEQVIQHAAMILSNMTNYTSILLGPEVFHTSLRHFQLLPLDDNTAVAIIVTSTGQVENKIVNLPPDISVSEMEKVVNLLNSKLVNVPLYKLKSQLYSELGEEMQRHISHYEELMQVLDTALESDHEQRIYLSGATNMLTQPEFKDVDKVKNILDLLEETPTLLKMLTPTSGGTGMQVRIGTENKHDAFANCSLITATYSLDGKALGSIGILGPTRMEYARVMGILGILSRDLTAMLAHWYK, from the coding sequence ATGTTAACTGAACGCCAGAGAATGATACTGAATGCAATCGTAGATGATTATATTCTTTCCGCTGAGCCGGTAGGCTCGCGCAGTATCTCGAAACGCGGGGATGTAGGCTACAGTCCTGCGACGATCCGCAACGAAATGGCTGATCTTGAGGACCTGGGATACCTGGAGCAGCCTCATACTTCGGCAGGGAGAATTCCTTCCCATAAGGGCTACCGCTATTATGTGGATCATCTGGTACCGTGGAATTCCGCCGAAACGGCCGAACTGGGCACGATCCGCGCTTTTTTCGCCGAGAAGCTGAATGCGACAGAGCAGGTAATCCAACATGCGGCAATGATTCTTTCCAATATGACGAATTATACTTCCATCCTGCTGGGACCGGAGGTTTTTCATACTTCATTGCGCCATTTTCAGCTGCTTCCGCTCGATGACAACACTGCAGTGGCGATTATCGTTACCAGCACCGGTCAGGTGGAGAACAAGATCGTCAACCTTCCTCCGGATATTTCTGTATCCGAGATGGAGAAGGTCGTCAATCTGCTGAACAGCAAGCTGGTGAATGTACCGCTCTATAAGCTGAAGAGCCAGCTCTATTCCGAGCTGGGCGAGGAAATGCAGCGTCACATCTCCCACTATGAAGAATTAATGCAGGTGCTGGACACGGCGCTCGAAAGCGACCATGAACAGCGCATCTATCTCAGCGGCGCAACGAATATGCTGACCCAGCCGGAGTTCAAGGACGTTGACAAGGTGAAGAATATTCTGGACCTGCTGGAAGAGACGCCAACCCTGCTCAAAATGCTTACTCCAACAAGCGGCGGAACGGGGATGCAAGTGCGCATTGGTACAGAGAATAAGCATGATGCCTTTGCGAATTGCAGTCTGATTACCGCTACCTATTCGCTGGATGGCAAAGCGCTGGGAAGCATCGGCATCCTGGGGCCGACCCGGATGGAGTATGCTCGAGTGATGGGCATTCTGGGGATTTTGTCCCGGGATTTGACAGCGATGCTGGCACACTGGTATAAGTGA